From the Sphingobacteruim zhuxiongii genome, the window GATTCTAGAAAACTTCTGGAAAATGCAAAAGGGATAATAGAAGTCAATATTATTGAGGATCCAACCTATAAGGTGATGCCTCAGAAATAAAGAAAGCCGACTGAAAAGGTCGGCTTTCATGCATCAATATCACATGTGCACTATCAAGTTATTTCGATTATCCGAACTGACCATTAATGTAATTCGCAGTCACTTCATTATGCGGATTTCCAAAGATTTGTTTCGTCGGCCCTTCTTCCTTTACTTCACCTAAGTACATAAAGACAGTCTTATCAGCGATACGTTGCGCTTGTTGCATATTGTGCGTTACAATTACAATCGTATAATTTGTCTTCAAATGTGTAATAAGCTCTTCGATCTTTAAAGTACTTACTGGATCTAAGGCAGAACAGGGTTCATCCATTAAGATAACTTCTGGACGCAAGGCCACGGCCCTAGCAATACATAATCGCTGCTGCTGACCTCCTGAAAGTCGCGTTGCTGGCATTTTCAAATCGTTCTTCACCTCTTCCCAAAGGAATGCTTCACGTAAAGCTTTTTCAATAACCTTTTTATCGTGTGGTAGATTATTAATCTTTAAACCATACGCTATGTTATCATAAATGCTTTTTGGAAAAGGATTCGCTTTCTGAAAAACCATACCTATACGTTTCCTAATCTCTGTCACTGGAACGCCTTTAGCATATAAATCAAGATTCTCTAATCGTAATTTACCATCAATCTTGGCATCCGGAGAGAGATCATGCATACGGTTAAAACTGCGCAACAAAGTGCTCTTTCCACATCCCGAGGGGCCAATCAAGGCTGTAATTTCATTCTCTGCAAATGAAACATTAATATTCTTGAGAACATGCTTTGATCCAAAGCTTATATTTAAATTTTCAGCTGATAATTTAGACTTCATTTTTTCTATACTTATAACGAATGTAGAACGCTGTAAGGTTCAATAAAAAGACAACAATCACGAGAACTAGAGCCGTCCCGTATGCAATTGGTCGCACTTCATCAATGGATTGATGCTGCGTAGACAACATATATAAATGGTATGGCAGCGCCATAAACTCTTGGTTGATAAATCCGGAAGATCCATTGATATAAAATGCCGCTCCAGTAAATAATATTGGCGCTGTTTCCCCGGCGGCACGACTTAAAGTCAATACAACACCAGTCAAAATACCCGACATGGCCGAAGGGATAACAACATCCTTAATGGTTTCAAACTTTGTTGCACCAACAGCCAAAGCTGCTTCTCGTGTAGAGTTCGGAATACGCATTAAGGCTTCCTCCGTTGTTGTAATAATGTAAGGCAAGGATAACAATCCAAGTGTTAAACCCGCCGCAACTAAGGAAGTACCTAACTCCATAGATTGCACAAACAATGCCAAGCCAAACAAGCCATAAATAATACTCGGAACGCCTGATAGATTACGGATTGAGGCACGTATCGTACGCGTTAGCCAATTATCCTCCGCATACTCATGAAGATAAATAGCGCAACATACACCAAAGGGAATTGAAAAAATTGCGGTAATTAGTGTCAATAAGACCGTCCCAATAATTGGCGTTAGTATTCCTCCTTTTGTCATTCCATCGGTGGGAACACCCGACACAAATTCCCAAGACAGCTCTCCAGCACCTTTTGAAACAATCTCCCAAATAACAACCAGCAAAAAGAAACATACAATCAGCGTGCTGGTAAGCAGGGTTCCCCACTCAATAACTCTCGATAATTTTGACGTCCTATACTGCATGGAATTTTCTAAAACGGTTAATAAAATACTCTCCTAACATATTTGCTGCCAAGGTCATAATGAAAAGTACAGTTGCAATCGCATATAGCGCGAAATAATGAGTCGTCTGATAAGGAACCTCTCCCATCTCAATTGCAATCGTTGCTGTCATCGTTTTTACAGAATCAAAGAAGCCAGTAGGCATTAACGCTGCATTACCCGTTGCCATCAATACGGTCATCGTTTCACCAATGGCGCGTCCTACGCCCAACATAACCGCAGCGATGATACCTGGTGCAGCAGCTGGAATAACAACTTTTATCAAAGTTTCCCATTTCGTTGCCCCAACTCCATAGCTCGCTTCTTTATAAGTCTTTGGAACCGCATGAATAGCGTCTTCAGCGACCGTAATAATAGTCGGCAATGCCATAACAGCTAGTAATATTGCACCATTTAAAGCATTAAGTCCATTCGATAAATCAGCAAGATTTGCTATCCCCGGACTTACAACCACAATACCTAAGAATCCGATAACAACAGAGGGAATTGCAGCTAGCATTTCCACTGTAGGTTTCAGTATATTCTTCACTCGCGGACTTGCATAATCAGCGATAAATGCTGCAGTCCCGATACCTAATGGAATTGCGATAAGCATAGCCCCAAAGGTGACTAAGGTCGTACTAAGAATCAGCGGTAACATCCCATACTTAGGATCATTTGCCGTTGGGTTCCATTCCATTCCAGTAATGAAATCTAACGGTTTAACGTCCATGAAGAATGAAAAGGAGTTATAAATTAACATGGCCAAGATACCGCCTAATAAGGCTAGTACGAGTAAACCCGTCGCTTTAAAAATATATTTAAAACAAAGGTCTAATGACAATCGTGTTTTATATTTCATGTTGTTGATTTTCTAGCGTGTAATATCCGTGTTCTTCAATCAATTTGCGACCATGAGCACCGCGTTCAAAATTTATAAACGGGCGAACTTTTTCCCAGGACTTAGCGAGCACAAACTGGTAAAGCGGGCGTTGAAAATAATAGAGACTGTTATTAATCGCTTCCGGATCCAGTGGAGAGTACGCAATAGCCTTCGAATCTGCACGAATCTTTAGAATCTTGACCTTCTTGTTACTATTCGGATCATGCGCCACATATCCAGCACCAACATAACCAATCCCGGTCTTATCCGCTTTTACACCTTCGATAATTTGAGCATTACCGGTCATCTCCTTCGCCGTATTAGCGAATTCAATTTTCAACTTCTTTTTAATGAAAGAATGCGTTCCAGAGCTGCTCTGACGCCCATAAATATTAATAGGGTAGTCAACATCGATAATTTGATTCCAATTGTTAATCTGCCCACTCAAGATTAGTCCTAAGGTATCAACAGAAATCTCATCGATAGGCAAATCCTTATGCACCACGAATGCGGTCGCATCTTCGGCAAAGACGATCGTCTTCAATTCAATATTCTTCTCTTTAAATTGTTGGATCTCCTCTTCTGACAACGGTCGCGAGGA encodes:
- the pstB gene encoding phosphate ABC transporter ATP-binding protein PstB, with the protein product MKSKLSAENLNISFGSKHVLKNINVSFAENEITALIGPSGCGKSTLLRSFNRMHDLSPDAKIDGKLRLENLDLYAKGVPVTEIRKRIGMVFQKANPFPKSIYDNIAYGLKINNLPHDKKVIEKALREAFLWEEVKNDLKMPATRLSGGQQQRLCIARAVALRPEVILMDEPCSALDPVSTLKIEELITHLKTNYTIVIVTHNMQQAQRIADKTVFMYLGEVKEEGPTKQIFGNPHNEVTANYINGQFG
- the pstA gene encoding phosphate ABC transporter permease PstA, which codes for MQYRTSKLSRVIEWGTLLTSTLIVCFFLLVVIWEIVSKGAGELSWEFVSGVPTDGMTKGGILTPIIGTVLLTLITAIFSIPFGVCCAIYLHEYAEDNWLTRTIRASIRNLSGVPSIIYGLFGLALFVQSMELGTSLVAAGLTLGLLSLPYIITTTEEALMRIPNSTREAALAVGATKFETIKDVVIPSAMSGILTGVVLTLSRAAGETAPILFTGAAFYINGSSGFINQEFMALPYHLYMLSTQHQSIDEVRPIAYGTALVLVIVVFLLNLTAFYIRYKYRKNEV
- the pstC gene encoding phosphate ABC transporter permease subunit PstC — its product is MKYKTRLSLDLCFKYIFKATGLLVLALLGGILAMLIYNSFSFFMDVKPLDFITGMEWNPTANDPKYGMLPLILSTTLVTFGAMLIAIPLGIGTAAFIADYASPRVKNILKPTVEMLAAIPSVVIGFLGIVVVSPGIANLADLSNGLNALNGAILLAVMALPTIITVAEDAIHAVPKTYKEASYGVGATKWETLIKVVIPAAAPGIIAAVMLGVGRAIGETMTVLMATGNAALMPTGFFDSVKTMTATIAIEMGEVPYQTTHYFALYAIATVLFIMTLAANMLGEYFINRFRKFHAV
- a CDS encoding PstS family phosphate ABC transporter substrate-binding protein — its product is MKQKIINYFPSFCVLTLFFLNSCSNNTNSIKMKGSDTEVNLAVNLAESFTKLDPTFSIAISGGGSGLGITSLMNGQADIANSSRPLSEEEIQQFKEKNIELKTIVFAEDATAFVVHKDLPIDEISVDTLGLILSGQINNWNQIIDVDYPINIYGRQSSSGTHSFIKKKLKIEFANTAKEMTGNAQIIEGVKADKTGIGYVGAGYVAHDPNSNKKVKILKIRADSKAIAYSPLDPEAINNSLYYFQRPLYQFVLAKSWEKVRPFINFERGAHGRKLIEEHGYYTLENQQHEI